From the genome of Bacteroidota bacterium:
AGCAATTCAGAAGATAAGGCCTCTTTCAGGGATGCATTGTTCAGGTTGGTATCGGAATAAGGAGCAAAAGGACAAGGCTCTATCTTACCGAGCGGATTGATATGGATAAATCCACGTCCTGCCGCCAGGCAGCCGCCATACTGCTCTTCATCGCCCGGAAAAGCTATAAATAATCCGGGGAGCTCTTCCCGGTATCTGTTCAGTATATCGAGCAGTGCTTTCCGCTGCTCCAGGCTTATCGTCAGATACTCCGTTCCGTCTGCAACGGGAACGTATTCAATAAAGAAAAACATGCTGCAGCCATCCTTGATCAGCTGGCTTAGGAATGACTTTTCGAGGACAGCCTCATAATTCCTGCTGGTCAGAGTGAAGGATACACCCCAAAAAAATCGTTGCTTTTTCATTTTGTCCGCTGCTTAAAGAAACATATCGTACACTCCTCTGCCACGACGCTCGTCAGTCTGCTCCCTTTGTCCTTCGAGGCTGATAATGGGAATCAGGTTCTTTTGTCCATGGAAAACATTGAGCCACTGGTCGTTGATGAGGGTGCCATTGGTAAAGAAAGGAAAAATGATGTGGCGGTAACGGCCGGTCACTTCCAGGATATCCTTCCGGAGCAGCGGTTCACCGCCGGCCAGGAAGATAGTCGAGATACCCAGCTCGGATGACTCCCTGAGCAGATCCTCAAACCGGGTTCCCGTCAGCTCCTGGGATCCGTTTATCTTAAATACATTGGCATAACATCCCTTACAGCGGAGGTTGCACTGCTGTGTGATGCTGACGATCATCATCGGTGGCACCTGCAGCCCTTCCGCCCGCCACTGTTCCCTCAGTTCAGCAGCCTTCCGCTGCCTTCTGATGGTCTTCATGAGAAATGCCGCCATCGAAGGATTACGCCATGAGATCCTGAATGCCTGCTTAAAAGTGCTTTCGATACGGGCGTCAAAGTGGGAAATATAGTTTATGAATGGTCTCTTTGAAAATTTATGGTGTCAAAATTACTGTTCTCTTGCTTTCAAGAAAGTAAAAATCGGTGAAGAGCGGAAATCACCGGATGAACATAAATAATATTGGGGGAAATTGCACGATTGCCGATGGCCGATTGATCGATTGAGCGATTTAAATCTGACGTCGGACGTCGGCCATCGTTCAATCGCTCAATTTTTTCGCTTCATCCCGATATTTTTTACGTTCATCGAAAAAAATTGCATATCCCTGGGGCGTTGGTTTCCTTTGTCAGGAATTTTAATTGTAATTTTAAAACCAATTGTTATGAAAACAAAAAAAGTACTGGCCACGCTGGCCTTCATGTTCATGCTCCTGGCAGGGTGTATCCCCTCGCTCCACCCGCTGTATACCGACAAAGACCGCATTAGTATGGATGAGATCATGGGTGTCTGGCTCTCTGCCGAAGGCACTTCGATGTATTACATCATTGCGGATCCGGACGATCAGCCATCCTATACCTTCACTTATTTCGAATTGCCCAAAAAAAATGATTTGTTTCAAAGAGATTCCACTCCGGCAAACCTCGAAGTAAACCTTGTCAGGCTCGGCGGCGCGACCTTCATGGACTTTTATCCCGGTGATAATGAATATCTGGATAAAATGAACACGTTGCTGGCTATCCACCTGATCCCGGCTCATACGTTCGCCAAATTCAGGATTTCAAATGATACACTTACTATCTGGAGGTTTGATCCGGATTGGCTGAAGAAGCTCTTTGAAGAGAACAGGATCCGGATATCCCACGAAAAGCTCGAGGATCAGATCGTCCTGACCGCATCAACCGAAGAATTGCAGAAATTTGTCGCCAAGTATGCCGATGATCCGGAAGCATATATCGATCCTGAGGTGCTGATCCGTAAACGATAATACATATTCATGGATACCCATAAAAAAATATTCCGTCGGATCGTCACCAGCCGATGGGTTCAGCACCTGGCCTTCTGGGGTTTCTCATTCCTTGTCCTGCTAAACTATTTTCGGCTATCGAGTCAGGCTGAACCCATCGATTATCTTTATACTGCCTTTTTCCATATCAGCCTGATCATAGGCGTTTACATCAACCTGCGGCTGCTGATACCGGTCTTTCTGAAAAGAAAAAAGATCATCTTATTTGCGGTATTTTTTGCTATCAATCTGCTAGTAGTATCCCAACTCAATATTTTCATCTTCGATTACCTGATCGACAAATTATTTCCGGGATATTATTTTATTTCCTACTATGATTTTACAGATATACTCCAGTTCCATATTGTCTACCTGGTTCTTTCAAGCCTGCTGAAGCTGTCGAAAGAGTGGTTTGAACTGCTTGAATCGCAGACCAGACTGGCCCAGATCGAACAGGAAAAGACGCATACCGAGTTAAAAGCTCTACGATCACAGGTCAATCCCCACTTTCTTTTCAACAGCCTGAATAATATCTATTCGCTCTCACTAAAAAAGGCGGATGAAACACCACAGGTTATTCTGGCACTTTCCGACATGTTCCGCTACATAATCTATGAAACCGGTGAGGATCTTATCGAATTGACAAAAGAGGTGGCATTCCTGGAGAAATACATTGAGCTGCAGCAGATCCGCAGCGACCAGAAAGCCAATATTACCTTTGAGGTAAAGGGTGATCCCAGCGCGATCAAAGTGGCACCGCTCATTTTTC
Proteins encoded in this window:
- a CDS encoding radical SAM protein codes for the protein MKTIRRQRKAAELREQWRAEGLQVPPMMIVSITQQCNLRCKGCYANVFKINGSQELTGTRFEDLLRESSELGISTIFLAGGEPLLRKDILEVTGRYRHIIFPFFTNGTLINDQWLNVFHGQKNLIPIISLEGQREQTDERRGRGVYDMFL
- a CDS encoding histidine kinase gives rise to the protein MDTHKKIFRRIVTSRWVQHLAFWGFSFLVLLNYFRLSSQAEPIDYLYTAFFHISLIIGVYINLRLLIPVFLKRKKIILFAVFFAINLLVVSQLNIFIFDYLIDKLFPGYYFISYYDFTDILQFHIVYLVLSSLLKLSKEWFELLESQTRLAQIEQEKTHTELKALRSQVNPHFLFNSLNNIYSLSLKKADETPQVILALSDMFRYIIYETGEDLIELTKEVAFLEKYIELQQIRSDQKANITFEVKGDPSAIKVAPLIFLPFLENSFKHGIKGDTAGGYVHLRIDIDQDIIHFQLSNNKGKGDEIGKEKKSGIGLENVRRRLELEYSGNHSLDIKESEDEFSVSLKLTKR